Proteins encoded by one window of Arachis hypogaea cultivar Tifrunner chromosome 1, arahy.Tifrunner.gnm2.J5K5, whole genome shotgun sequence:
- the LOC112697979 gene encoding uncharacterized protein, with amino-acid sequence MADRDRDRNRDRERERRRDKDDRDRDRERDRERDRVRSKRSRSRSPDRAARSRHTRSRTRSPDRYRSPSRSRSPADRSHRRRRHHRTPSPDPPRKRHRRESPEDAKKAVSDFVDGIVKEQQQKQKENGAGVEGEAAETNEDEMEMMKMLGIPTGFDSTKGKPVPGADVSGVRAVTKRQPRQYMNRRGGFNRPLPAERNR; translated from the coding sequence ATGGCTGACCGTGACCGTGACCGTAATCGAGACCGGGAAAGGGAACGAAGGCGAGACAAGGATGACCGTGACCGTGACCGTGAACGTGACCGAGAACGGGATCGAGTTCGGAGCAAGAGATCCCGTTCGCGGTCACCTGACCGTGCTGCCCGCTCCCGCCACACTCGCTCTCGCACTCGCTCCCCTGATCGGTACCGCTCTCCGTCCCGTTCCCGCTCTCCAGCGGACCGCTCTCACCGGCGGCGTCGCCACCACCGGACCCCTTCCCCGGACCCTCCAAGAAAGCGGCACCGGAGAGAATCCCCCGAGGACGCGAAGAAGGCGGTTTCTGACTTCGTGGACGGGATCGTGAAAGAGCAGCAGCAGAAGCAGAAGGAGAATGGTGCTGGAGTTGAAGGAGAAGCAGCTGAGACCAACGAGGACGAGATGGAAATGATGAAGATGCTTGGGATTCCCACAGGATTCGATTCCACCAAGGGCAAGCCTGTGCCCGGTGCTGACGTCAGCGGCGTCAGAGCCGTCACCAAGCGCCAGCCGAGGCAGTACATGAACCGCCGTGGTGGCTTCAATCGCCCATTGCCTGCTGAGAGGAATCGATAG
- the LOC112698000 gene encoding ribulose bisphosphate carboxylase small subunit, chloroplastic → MQLSTFKCPQFTKYYHLSGSPFIPLYYSFLHNFISASFKIRSTFSLRNMYAGSFAAPVSGAGYVGLKANSSNLYTTTNIEWCKTKNIVSNGSKTHCMKTWNPINNRKFETLSYLPPLSDESIGKEIDYMLKKGWTPCLEFDEVGCIRRENSRMPGYYDGRYWTLWKLPFFGCTDSSQVMNEIKECKEQYPNAYIRCLAFDDHRHMQAMAFLIHKPPST, encoded by the exons ATGCAACTCTCCACTTTCAAGTGCCCACAGTTTACTAAATACTATCATCTTTCAGGATCTCCCTTCATtccattatattattcttttcttcacaacTTCATCAGTGCCTCCTTCAAGATCAGATCAACCTTCAGTTTGAGAAACATGTATGCTGGAAGTTTTGCAGCTCCAGTTTCTGGGGCTGGCTATGTTGGTTTAAAGGCCAACTCTTCAAATCTTTATACTACTACTAACATTGAATGGTGCAAGACAAAGAACATAGTCTCCAATGGTTCCAAAACTCACTGCATGAAG ACATGGAATCCAATCAATAATAGGAAGTTTGAGACACTGTCATACCTGCCTCCACTTTCAGATGAGTCCATTGGAAAGGAGATTGACTACATGCTGAAAAAAGGATGGACTCCTTGCCTTGAATTTGATGAG GTAGGGTGTATTAGAAGAGAGAACAGCAGAATGCCAGGGTACTATGATGGAAGATATTGGACACTGTGGAAGCTACCATTTTTTGGTTGCACTGATTCATCACAAGTAATGAATGAGATCAAAGAGTGCAAAGAGCAATACCCAAATGCTTATATAAGATGTTTGGCTTTTGATGATCATCGTCACATGCAAGCCATGGCTTTTCTCATCCACAAACCTCCTTCCACTTAA